From Streptomyces sp. TLI_235, a single genomic window includes:
- a CDS encoding delta-1-pyrroline-5-carboxylate dehydrogenase → MDAVTQVPAPVNEPVHSYAPGSPERARLEAKLKELGGQEPLQLTMTIGGEHRMGGGDEIHVVQPHNHAARLGTLRNATREDAQDAVEAALAAAPAWQALSFDSRAAIFLRAADLLAGPWRETLAAATMLGQSKTAQQAEIDTPCELVDFLRFNVHFARQIISEQPISSDGVWNRSDHRPLEGFVYAITPFNFTAIAGNLPTAPALMGNVVIWKPSPTQQFAAHYLMQLLEAAGLPKGVINMVTGDGLAVSEVALKHPALAGIHFTGSTATFQHLWREVGTNIAGYRTYPRIVGETGGKDFLVAHPSADKAVLKTAMTRGAFEFQGQKCSALSRAYVPASLWAQIKDDFRDEVEWLTMGDVSDLSNFMGAVIDERSFAKNKAAIDRAKADPTVEVLAGGSYDDSVGYFVRPTVLVCQDPASEYFRDEYFGPILAVHVYEDDTYDEMLAQMESVAAYALTGSIISQDREAVQHAMGVLRHAAGNFYINDKPTGAVVGQQPFGGGRASGTNDKAGAKQNLMRWTSTRSIKETFVPPTDYRYPHMG, encoded by the coding sequence ATGGATGCTGTGACCCAGGTCCCCGCGCCGGTGAACGAGCCGGTCCACAGCTACGCCCCCGGCAGCCCGGAACGGGCCCGCCTGGAGGCCAAGCTGAAGGAGCTGGGTGGCCAGGAGCCCCTCCAGCTCACCATGACGATCGGCGGCGAGCACCGGATGGGCGGCGGCGACGAGATCCACGTCGTCCAGCCGCACAACCACGCCGCCCGCCTCGGCACCCTGCGCAACGCGACCCGCGAGGACGCGCAGGACGCCGTCGAGGCCGCCCTCGCCGCTGCCCCCGCGTGGCAGGCGCTCTCCTTCGACTCCCGCGCCGCGATCTTCCTGCGGGCCGCCGACCTGCTGGCCGGCCCCTGGCGCGAGACCCTGGCCGCCGCCACCATGCTCGGCCAGTCCAAGACCGCCCAGCAGGCCGAGATCGACACCCCCTGCGAGCTGGTCGACTTCCTGCGCTTCAACGTGCACTTCGCCCGGCAGATCATCTCCGAGCAGCCGATCTCCTCGGACGGCGTGTGGAACCGCAGCGACCACCGCCCGCTGGAGGGCTTCGTCTACGCGATCACCCCGTTCAACTTCACCGCGATCGCCGGCAACCTGCCGACCGCGCCCGCGCTGATGGGCAACGTGGTGATCTGGAAGCCGTCCCCGACCCAGCAGTTCGCCGCGCACTACCTGATGCAGCTGCTGGAGGCCGCCGGCCTGCCCAAGGGCGTCATCAACATGGTCACCGGCGACGGTCTGGCCGTCTCCGAGGTCGCCCTCAAGCACCCGGCCCTCGCCGGCATCCACTTCACCGGCTCCACCGCGACCTTCCAGCACCTGTGGCGTGAGGTCGGCACCAACATCGCCGGCTACCGCACCTACCCGCGGATCGTCGGCGAGACCGGCGGCAAGGACTTCCTGGTCGCCCACCCGTCTGCCGACAAGGCCGTGCTGAAGACCGCGATGACCCGCGGCGCCTTCGAGTTCCAGGGCCAGAAGTGCTCCGCCCTGTCGCGCGCCTACGTCCCGGCCTCGCTCTGGGCGCAGATCAAGGACGACTTCCGCGACGAGGTCGAGTGGCTCACCATGGGCGACGTCAGCGACCTGTCCAACTTCATGGGCGCCGTCATCGACGAGCGGTCCTTCGCCAAGAACAAGGCCGCCATCGACCGCGCCAAGGCCGACCCGACGGTCGAGGTCCTGGCCGGCGGCAGCTACGACGACTCGGTCGGCTACTTCGTCCGCCCGACCGTCCTGGTCTGCCAGGACCCGGCGAGCGAGTACTTCCGCGACGAGTACTTCGGCCCGATCCTCGCCGTGCACGTCTACGAGGACGACACGTACGACGAGATGCTCGCGCAGATGGAGTCCGTCGCCGCGTACGCCCTGACCGGCTCGATCATCTCCCAGGACCGCGAGGCCGTGCAGCACGCCATGGGCGTCCTGCGGCACGCCGCCGGCAACTTCTACATCAACGACAAGCCGACCGGCGCCGTCGTCGGCCAGCAGCCCTTCGGCGGCGGCCGCGCCTCCGGCACCAACGACAAGGCCGGCGCCAAGCAGAACCTGATGCGCTGGACGTCCACCCGCTCCATCAAGGAGACGTTCGTCCCGCCGACGGACTACCGCTACCCGCACATGGGCTGA
- a CDS encoding CdaR family transcriptional regulator, whose product MTAAPGLPLRQLLMSLGEPLVELQAAPAGLDVPVRDVAILDPEEPPAAGPGELVLAIGVRGRAALPVLRAAGRGGAAAVAVKLDAGGVPDALREAAAEAGVALLSVRPETRWEHLDGLARMLIAGPNTPEPAEPNAGDLFSLAQTVAVLTHGVVTIEDTSSRVLAYSRSSDSDELDDLRRLSILGWQGPEPYLSKLREWGVFQHLRGSDAVLEIEAHADLGIRRRLAIGIRAGAQPLGTIWVQESGRPLAEQAGQALVGAARVAAGQLVRRRRELSADVRLTRTLLTGLLEGSTGPQSLATHLGLGLRRPATVLAYAADSADDGTDLELTRVEVTGLISVHAAARHRGALLAPIESRVYVLLPELPPALPAATLRGWAQEVVDAAHEHLGVRLRAAIGSTVDGLARVTESRAQADRILDAMVRGGVAHQVAALADVQAEVLVSEVLALLLEHAHLRDPRLTELAEYDRKHGTRLAESVLAWLDALGEVRVAADALHIHPNTLRYRVRRAEQLTGLDLAQPQQRLLAMLQLRLPAEDT is encoded by the coding sequence ATGACCGCAGCCCCCGGCCTGCCGCTGCGGCAGCTGCTGATGTCGCTGGGCGAGCCGCTGGTGGAGCTGCAGGCCGCCCCGGCCGGCCTGGACGTGCCGGTGCGCGACGTGGCGATCCTCGACCCGGAGGAGCCGCCCGCGGCCGGCCCCGGCGAGCTGGTGCTGGCGATCGGGGTGCGCGGCCGGGCCGCGCTGCCGGTGCTGCGCGCGGCCGGCCGGGGCGGGGCCGCCGCGGTCGCCGTCAAGCTCGACGCGGGCGGTGTCCCCGACGCGCTGCGCGAGGCCGCCGCCGAGGCCGGGGTGGCGCTGCTGTCGGTCCGTCCGGAGACCCGCTGGGAGCACCTGGACGGGCTCGCCCGGATGCTGATCGCGGGCCCGAACACCCCGGAGCCCGCCGAGCCGAACGCCGGCGACCTGTTCTCGCTCGCCCAGACGGTGGCCGTGCTGACGCACGGCGTGGTCACCATCGAGGACACCTCCAGCCGGGTGCTCGCCTACTCCCGTTCCTCCGACTCCGACGAGCTGGACGACCTGCGGCGGCTGTCCATCCTCGGCTGGCAGGGCCCGGAGCCGTACCTGTCCAAGCTCCGCGAGTGGGGCGTCTTCCAGCATCTGCGCGGCTCCGACGCGGTGCTCGAGATCGAGGCCCACGCGGACCTCGGCATCCGCCGCCGCCTCGCCATCGGCATCCGGGCCGGCGCCCAGCCGCTGGGCACCATCTGGGTGCAGGAGAGCGGCCGGCCGCTGGCCGAACAGGCCGGGCAGGCGCTGGTCGGCGCCGCCCGGGTGGCGGCCGGGCAGCTGGTCCGGCGGCGCCGCGAGCTGTCCGCGGACGTCCGGCTGACCCGCACCCTGCTGACCGGCCTGCTGGAGGGCTCCACCGGCCCGCAGTCGCTGGCCACCCATCTCGGCCTCGGCCTGCGCCGCCCGGCGACCGTCCTCGCGTACGCCGCCGACTCCGCCGACGACGGCACCGACCTCGAGCTCACCCGGGTCGAGGTGACCGGTCTGATCTCGGTGCACGCCGCGGCACGGCACCGCGGGGCGCTGCTCGCCCCGATCGAGTCCCGGGTGTACGTGCTGCTGCCCGAGCTGCCACCCGCCCTGCCCGCGGCCACCCTGCGCGGCTGGGCCCAGGAGGTCGTCGACGCGGCCCACGAGCACCTCGGGGTGCGGCTGCGGGCGGCGATCGGCTCCACCGTGGACGGGCTCGCCCGGGTGACCGAGTCCCGGGCGCAGGCCGACCGCATCCTGGACGCGATGGTCCGCGGCGGGGTGGCGCACCAGGTCGCGGCACTCGCCGACGTCCAGGCGGAGGTGCTGGTCAGCGAGGTGCTGGCGCTGCTGCTGGAGCACGCCCATCTGCGCGACCCGCGGCTCACCGAGCTGGCCGAGTACGACCGGAAGCACGGCACCCGGCTCGCCGAGTCGGTGCTCGCCTGGCTGGACGCGCTCGGCGAGGTACGGGTCGCCGCGGACGCCCTGCACATCCACCCCAACACCCTGCGCTACCGGGTCCGCCGGGCCGAGCAGCTCACCGGTCTCGACCTCGCCCAGCCGCAGCAGCGGCTGCTGGCGATGCTGCAACTGCGGCTGCCCGCCGAGGACACCTGA
- a CDS encoding putative MFS family arabinose efflux permease codes for MADLSPAGPGLRSTQFPGRRLSEALLSPELAPRAQLRLAAISRWNALRGIRVGLVAGALLLLLIGANLATPIYPVLQRQLGLTPLHTTVLFTVYVFALVPVLAVVGHWSDHLGRRALILPAVGLAAVGDLMFANATGFALLVAGRAVQGVAVGLSTGAAGAALGDLLPDRPSLAAKLTLACSAGGVAIGPVVGASLSTGAHPLLTPFVLHALALLALCVPLAVVHPRMPGRERPPAAPPRITTPAHLRPQRLRLPRRGRRTFLLAAGAGFVSYAVFGVYLSLAPAFAARLLHSDSHLTGAVVAALLLGSSAAAQLLVPPTADRPVIAAGLAGLAAGLALVVAAGYSGTPALLFIGSVLGGACQGVAFRSLFTSAVAAMDPERRGSELSALWVIVYLGSSLPIVVVGWLTQRYGLLPAVSGFAAVAATVCLGLAAAVLVRPGGRSE; via the coding sequence ATGGCGGACCTCTCCCCCGCCGGCCCCGGCCTGCGCTCCACGCAGTTTCCCGGGCGCCGACTGTCGGAGGCCCTGCTCTCCCCGGAACTCGCGCCGCGCGCGCAGCTCCGGCTCGCCGCGATCAGCCGCTGGAACGCGCTGCGCGGCATCCGCGTCGGCCTGGTGGCCGGCGCCCTGCTCCTCCTGCTGATCGGCGCCAATCTGGCCACGCCGATCTACCCCGTGCTGCAGCGGCAGCTCGGTCTGACGCCGTTGCACACCACCGTGCTGTTCACGGTGTACGTGTTCGCGCTCGTTCCGGTGCTCGCGGTGGTCGGCCACTGGTCGGACCACCTGGGCCGGCGGGCATTGATCCTGCCGGCGGTGGGCCTGGCCGCGGTCGGCGACCTGATGTTCGCCAACGCAACCGGTTTCGCCCTGCTGGTGGCGGGCCGCGCCGTCCAGGGTGTGGCGGTCGGCCTGTCGACCGGCGCCGCCGGGGCGGCCCTCGGCGACCTGCTGCCGGACCGCCCCTCGCTGGCCGCGAAGCTGACCCTGGCCTGTTCGGCGGGCGGCGTGGCGATCGGCCCGGTGGTCGGGGCGAGCCTGTCCACCGGCGCGCACCCGCTGCTGACGCCCTTCGTGCTGCACGCGCTGGCGCTGCTCGCGCTGTGCGTGCCGCTGGCGGTGGTGCACCCGCGGATGCCCGGCCGGGAGCGCCCGCCGGCCGCGCCGCCGCGCATCACCACGCCGGCCCACCTGCGGCCGCAGCGGCTGCGGCTGCCGCGCCGGGGCCGCCGGACCTTCCTGCTGGCGGCCGGCGCGGGCTTCGTCTCGTACGCGGTGTTCGGGGTGTACCTGTCGCTGGCGCCGGCCTTCGCGGCCCGGCTGCTGCACTCGGACTCGCACCTGACCGGCGCGGTGGTGGCCGCGCTGCTGCTGGGCTCCTCCGCCGCGGCGCAGCTGCTGGTGCCGCCGACCGCCGACCGACCGGTGATCGCGGCGGGTCTTGCCGGTCTGGCGGCGGGCCTGGCGCTGGTGGTGGCCGCGGGCTACTCCGGCACGCCGGCGCTGCTGTTCATCGGCAGTGTGCTGGGCGGGGCCTGCCAGGGTGTGGCGTTCCGGTCGCTGTTCACCTCCGCGGTGGCGGCGATGGACCCGGAGCGCCGGGGCAGCGAGCTGTCCGCGCTGTGGGTGATCGTCTACCTGGGCAGCTCGCTGCCGATCGTGGTGGTCGGCTGGCTGACCCAGCGCTACGGCCTGCTGCCCGCGGTGAGCGGGTTCGCGGCGGTGGCGGCGACGGTCTGCCTGGGGCTGGCGGCGGCCGTGCTGGTGCGGCCGGGCGGGCGCAGCGAGT
- a CDS encoding L-proline dehydrogenase: protein MLRSALLAASRSPQVRTVVEKFPPTQAIVKRFVAGETLQQGIDATTELVASGRKVTLDHLGEDTRDATQAAGTAEAYEHLLAALKETGLAANAEVSVKLSAVGQFLPADGEKIALENARRICEAAAAAGTTVTLDMEDHTTTDSTLEIARELRADFPWLGVVLQAYLRRTEADCRDLAHAGSRVRLCKGAYKEPESVAFQGKEQVDLAYVRALKILMGGEGYPMIASHDPRMVRIAGQLAEWNKRDTDSFEYQMLLGIRPEEQLRLAEEGNTMRVYLPYGQEWYGYFMRRLAERPANLTFFLRAMATRG from the coding sequence ATGCTCCGTTCCGCCCTCCTCGCAGCGTCCCGCTCCCCGCAGGTGCGCACCGTCGTCGAGAAGTTCCCGCCGACCCAGGCCATCGTCAAGCGCTTCGTCGCCGGCGAGACCCTGCAGCAGGGCATCGACGCCACCACCGAACTCGTGGCCAGCGGCCGCAAGGTGACCCTGGACCACCTCGGCGAGGACACCCGCGACGCCACCCAGGCGGCGGGCACCGCGGAGGCGTACGAGCACCTCCTGGCCGCCCTCAAGGAGACCGGCCTCGCCGCGAACGCCGAGGTCTCGGTCAAGCTCTCGGCGGTCGGCCAGTTCCTCCCGGCGGACGGCGAGAAGATCGCGCTGGAGAACGCCCGGCGGATCTGCGAGGCCGCGGCCGCGGCCGGCACCACGGTGACCCTCGACATGGAGGACCACACCACCACCGACTCCACCCTGGAGATCGCCCGCGAGCTGCGCGCCGACTTCCCGTGGCTCGGCGTCGTCCTCCAGGCCTACCTGCGCCGCACCGAGGCCGACTGCCGCGACCTCGCGCACGCCGGCTCCCGCGTCCGCCTCTGCAAGGGCGCCTACAAGGAGCCCGAGTCGGTCGCCTTCCAGGGCAAGGAGCAGGTCGACCTCGCCTACGTCCGCGCGCTCAAGATCCTCATGGGCGGCGAGGGCTACCCGATGATCGCCAGCCACGACCCGCGCATGGTCCGCATCGCCGGCCAGCTCGCCGAGTGGAACAAGCGCGACACCGACAGCTTCGAGTACCAGATGCTGCTCGGCATCCGCCCCGAGGAGCAGCTGCGCCTCGCGGAGGAGGGCAACACCATGCGCGTCTACCTGCCCTACGGCCAGGAGTGGTACGGCTACTTCATGCGCCGCCTGGCCGAGCGCCCGGCCAACCTGACCTTCTTCCTGCGCGCCATGGCCACCCGCGGCTGA